Genomic segment of Rhodocaloribacter litoris:
CACCTTCACCTTCTCGATGGCCGATGCCGTCTTCAACGGGCCCGTTGCCTCGGTGCAGTACGAGGTGCCGGCCATCACCCGCTCGGTCGTCGACGAAGGGGCCGTGCTGCTCTTTTTCCGCGAACAGGGAACCTGGACGGCCATGCCCTACACTTTTGCCGTGGAATCTCCGGACCTGCCGGCCGTGGATTACACGATCTCGCTCGGCTTCGGCTATGACGTGCAGTTCCTGGAGGTCTTCTACGAGGCCTCGACGGAGGCTGCCCCGCTCGAAGACCAGCCGGACCGGCTCATGAAGGCGGTCGTCATCGACGGCTTCCCGGCCGGCAAAGCCCCCGTCGACCTGACGGACTATGAGGCCGTTCGCCGGTATTTCGGGCTGCCGGATTGAGGGGCGGGCTGCCGGAACAAGATGTGGAAAACTTCTCCCGGCGGATACTTTAAGAATGAAGGCCGTTGTCGATACTGTCGGAGCCACGTTAAGGTTGTTGTACCCGCAGGAAGGAGAACCTTCATGGACCGTTCAAGGCCCGAGAGCATGAGCCAGACGAAACGTGCCAACACCCCGCACATGCGGCAGGTCATTGCGGCTTTCTGCCGCACGGCCGTCGAAGATTACCGGCGGGCCGGCTGCCCCTTCGGGGCCGATGTCGACGGGATGCTGATCTGGTTCGAGTTCGGCCAGCACACCACCGGAAACTGATCGGCGCCTTGGATGGCCTGCAGGGCCTCGGGGCATCCAGCCTTTCGAAGCCTGTTGCTGCCCGCACAGGGGAGAAGGTTCCGGGACATTCCATCCCCGGGGCCTTCTCCCGTTATACCCGTTGCCGGGGCATGACGCGCCCGCGGCCGCGTTCAGATGACATGGCGAAAGCGTTGCCGGGAAGCCGGCGGCCGGGCTTCAGCGGACGTGCAGCAGGGGGCGGGAGGTTTGGCCGTTCGGGGTGCGCAGGTACACCATGTAGAGGCCGGACGGGCGCCCGGCGGCGTCGAAGTCGACGCGGTGAAAACCGGCCGGTAGGGGCCGGTCTACCAGCCGGGCCACCTCACGCCCGTAGGTGTCGTAGACGGCCAGCCGTACGGCCCCGGTCCGGGCCAGGGTGAAGGAGAGCGTCGTGCGGTCACGGAACGGGTGGGGGGCGGCGGTCAGGGCCGGGCCGTCTGGCACGCCGGGGATCGGCCGCGTCGTGGTGGCACGTGCGAAGTCGAACCGGGCGACGACGGGCAGGTGGTCCGACGTGGTGACGGTGTAGCTGCCGAGGGCGTCGAGCAGCGCCTCGTACCGTTCGGCCGAGCCCGGGACGTAGTGCGGCACCAGTTCGTCCGTGATCAGGATGTGATCGATCGTGGAGCCGGCCGCACAGGTGCTGCTGCTGCAAAAGGTGGCCTGGCCGGCCGCTTCCAGCGCGAGCGTGGGAAAGAAGTAATCGTCGGGGTCCTGGACGAAGTTGTCGTACGGGGAAGGCCGGCCCGGTGTGATCGAGTTGAGCAGCTCGTCGTTGAAGTCGCCCAGGACGATGACGGGAACGCCGGGGAGCAGGAAGTCGAGGCGGTTCTTGAGCCGTTGCGAGGCCTGGAGCCGCCGCTCGTAGGAAGCGAGGTCGCTGAAGGCCTTCATGTGGACGGTGATGAAGGTAACCGTGAGCGTCGTATCGCCCAGGGTGATGTCGGCTTCCAGTTGCAGCGGCGGGCGTCCGGCGAAGTCGGAGGCGAAGTCCGTCAGGATGTGGCCGTAGTTGCGGGGGCGAAGGAGGCCGGTTTTGTAGATGAAGCCGATGCGCTGGGTGCCGGATTCGGTGGCGAGCAGGCCGGCGTAGGTACTGCCCAGGCCGGCCAGCAGGGCATCGAAGTCGTCCGGGTCGGCGATTTCCTGCACGGCCCACAGGTCGACGGCCGCCTGTTCGATGACGGCCTGCACGTTGGCAAGCTGGAGGGGGTCGTCCGACGGGCCGTTTTGCGGGTCACCGAACCATTCGATGTTCCACGTGGCGACGTCGAACGTAGCGTCGGTCCCCTTCGGGGGGACGGACTGGGCGTGCAGCGGGCCGGCCGGGAGCCCGGTGAGCACGAGGCATCCGAGGAAAAAGACCAGGCGCCGTGGGTTCATGTGTTCAACCGTCAACCCGCCGTTTCCGGGGGGGTGTCTCATTCGAAATCCGTGTTCAGGCGGAAGCGTGCGATGCGGTTGTTGCCGCGGTCGGCCACGTAGACGATGCGGTCGAAGTAGCCGACGCCCATGGGGTCGCGAAACTGCCGGGCGCCGTCGCCCGTGCCGCCGAAGGAGACGACGACGGGGCGGGTGGAGGTGGCCCCGGGCGGGGGGGCTACGCCCTCGATCCCCTGTGCGGTGAAGACGAACAGGCTGTCCTTGCCGGCATCGGTCACGAAGAGGTAATTGGTGCCGTCGGCGGCGAACGTCAGGTCCGTCGGGTTCTCGAAGCGGAACTCGTCGTAGAGGAAGCCGTCGCCCCGGTCGGGGTTGGCCGCTACCTGGAGTTTTTCGGTGTCGGGGCGATACTCGGTGCCGTCGGGCGTCTCGACGGCGCGGATCGACAGGACGGCGAAACGCAGGCTGTCCCGTGTGGCGGGGTTCTCCGGGGTTTCGCCGTCGGGGTAGGGGGACTGGGCGATGAGGAAGTGTTTTTCGTTCGGGAAGAAGGCGCGCTGCGGCGGCTGCACGAACGTCATGACGTCGGCCGGATGGATGGCGCTGCGCAGGCTGGGCTGGGTGGGGTTGAGCGCGATGATGGCCTGCACGTTGATCCCGTCGGTGTTGAACTCGAGGACCGTATTGTGGGGCAGGATGACGGAGGTGCGGTCGTTGACCGGCCCGCGCCGGGCCACGTAGATGTTGTTGTTCGGCAGCACGGCGACGCCGGTGAAGGCTACCTGCTCGTCGGTGTCCAGCGGGTCGGGGCGGTTGAACCGGCGCGAGTCGTCGTCGAAGGGGTGCCAGATGAGGTCCACCAGCACCGGGGTGCCGGTGGAGAGGCCGTCGTAGTGGAGGACGACGGGCAGGTTCCAGGTGCGTCCGTTGACGGTCGTGTCTCGCCGGGCCGTCACGTAGACGTGGAGCCGGCGGTCCTGCGTCACGGAGGTGGCACCACCGGCGATGGGCACGAAGACGGCGGGGCGCCCGGCCCGGTCGAGCACGTGCAGCCCCCGGGCATCGGTCACGTAGATGAACTCGTCATAGCCGACGTACACGTCCGTGGGGGCTTCGAGCGGGTTTCCGTCGCCGCCCCGCGTGAAGAAGGGGAACAGCGGCACGTATTCGACCTCATTGATCAGGCCGGGCTCCGAGCGCCCGGCCTCGAAGATCTCGCGGGTGGTCTCGTCCGACTTCGAGCCCAGCAGGTCGTCACAGCCGGCTAGGGCGAGCGTCAGCAGCAGGATCGTCCAGGAACGCATCGCGTGGCCGGGAAGCATCGGGTTTCTATGCATACGTCAGCCTTTCAGGTTCAGCCCGATCCGGTGGACGGTACCCAGGCGTTCGAGCCGGTTGAAGCCGTAGTCGAAGCGGAGGTCCGGGCCGAGGTAGGGGATGTGCAGGCCCAGGCCCAGGCTCGGGAGGGTGAACTCCTCGACCCCGAAGCGGTAGCCCGCCCGCAGGGTCAGCGTCTCGTGCCAGACGTATTCGAGCCCGACGTTCCACGTTTCGGCGTTGTCGTTGGGGTTGTTCAGCTGGGCCGAGACGAACAGGTCGTTCCGGGCATCCCGGTGCAGCAGGTTGTAGGTGGCCCCGAAGAGGAACGTCGTGGGCGGGGTGATCGCGGCGAAGTCGGTTTCGATCACCTCGGACGGGTTGCCGATGACGGTGCGTCGCAGGCGGCCGCCGGGTCGGCCGTCGAAGCCGAAGTTGCGGATCGCGACGGCCATCTGGGCCCCCGTGTCGCCGATGCGGTAGAAGATGCCGAGGTCGAAGACGAGGGTCGAGGTGGTCAGTCCCGCCACGCTTTCCCGCACGTATTTGCCGGTGACGCCGTAGCTGAACAGGTCGGTCAGGCGCTGGGCGAGGGTCAGCCCGGCCGCCAGGTCGAAGAAGCGGAACCGCTCGCCCGTGCCGAAGGGCTGAAACTCGGTCGTCACGTCCATCTCGCCGGAATCCATCGTCTGCAGGCTGGCGCCGAGGGTCAGGCCGGTACCGCGCAGGGGGTACGCGACGGCCAGGAAGTCGAGCGTCACGCCGGCAAAGTAGGCGGTGTGGTGCAGCCCCACGTGGAGGCCGTCGAACTGGGCGGCCAGGGCCGGGTTCCAGAAGAGGGCGCCGGCATCGAAGGCGCTGGCCACGACGGTTTCGCCGAGGGCCGCCCCCCGGGCGTCGGCGGCGATTTTGAGGAACTGGAAGCCGGAGGTTCCCGCCCGGTCGCCGCCGAAGGAGGGCAGCACCTGCGCGGAGGCGGACGCCGGCAGCAGGAAGATCGCAAGCCCCAGCACGAGGCGGAGAACGTGCTGCCGGGGAGGGCGGGGCGACGGGTGGCCCCTTCTTTTTTCTTCCCGTCGTTTTTGCATGAACGGAGGCATCAGATCGCTCTCATCAGTCTCAGAACCGGAAGGACACCCCCAGCATGATGTGCCGCTGGGGCAGGAAGCGGGCCGGGTTGAACGGCGGGAGGCCGCTCGTCTCCGGGTCCTCGTAGCGCGGGTCGCGCGTGCCGGCGGGCACGTCGAAGTCGGGGTTGTCGCGCAGTTGCGTGAAGTCGGTCGTTTCCGGATCGACGTCCGGGTAGGCCTTGCCCGTGACGGGGTTGATGATGACGCTGTTCTGCTGGTTGAACAGGTTCGTGATTTCGAGTGAGAAGACCAGGTCCGTTCCGGCGAGGGCGACGGAGCGCTGGAGGTTCAGGTCGAACCACCACCAGGGTTCGCCGACCTCGGAGAAGCGTTTCTCGGGGTCGGAGACGATCTCGTAGACGGGTCGCCAGTCGGCCTCGCCGGTGAACGGGTTGACCTCGCGGCCGCGGAAGACGGCCGGGGTGTAGCGCTGGCCGCTGCGGAAGGTGGAGGCGAGGTAGACACGGAAGCGGTTCAGGCCGGGGATGCCCAGCAGGGGGCGGTCCCGCTCGTGGGTGAACGTGACGCTGGCCTTCAGATCGAGGGGGCGATCCCAGGCCAGGGGCGTCTCGAAGGTGTTCTCGATGTCGCCGTTGGCGAGGAAGTCCTGCAGGGCGTCGTTGTTGGTGGAGCTGAGGCCGGTGGCGCGGGAGAAGGAGCCGGAGAGCTGTCCCTGGAACCAGTCGCCGATGCGTTTGAGGTAGCTCACCTCCACGCCGCGGACCCGGGCGAAGTCGCCGTTGACGCGGAAGGCGCGGGTCACGTCGCGCCCGGTGGGGTCCTTGACGACGACGTTTTCGACGGTGATGAAGTCGAACTTGTCCCGCCAGAAGAAGGTGAGGTTGAGCACATCGTTCTGGGAGAACTGGTTGCGCAGGCCGAGTTCGTAGGAGATGTCCACCTCGGGGTCGAGGTTCGGGTTGCCCAGGTCGGCGAAGAAGGAGCGGTCCTGGAAGAAGGGGTCGAGGCCGGTATAGACGAAGGTGGGATGGGGGAGTTTGGTCGAGTGGCCGTAGTTGAAAAAGAGGACGCGGTTTTCCTGGATGGGGAAGGAGACGCGCACCTTGGGCAGGAGGCGGAACTTGTAGCGCAGGCCGAGGAGCTTGACGGTTTCGTTCTTGTAAGCCTGGCGGACGCCGTCGAGGATGGGGGCGAGG
This window contains:
- a CDS encoding endonuclease/exonuclease/phosphatase family protein codes for the protein MNPRRLVFFLGCLVLTGLPAGPLHAQSVPPKGTDATFDVATWNIEWFGDPQNGPSDDPLQLANVQAVIEQAAVDLWAVQEIADPDDFDALLAGLGSTYAGLLATESGTQRIGFIYKTGLLRPRNYGHILTDFASDFAGRPPLQLEADITLGDTTLTVTFITVHMKAFSDLASYERRLQASQRLKNRLDFLLPGVPVIVLGDFNDELLNSITPGRPSPYDNFVQDPDDYFFPTLALEAAGQATFCSSSTCAAGSTIDHILITDELVPHYVPGSAERYEALLDALGSYTVTTSDHLPVVARFDFARATTTRPIPGVPDGPALTAAPHPFRDRTTLSFTLARTGAVRLAVYDTYGREVARLVDRPLPAGFHRVDFDAAGRPSGLYMVYLRTPNGQTSRPLLHVR
- a CDS encoding PorV/PorQ family protein — translated: MQKRREEKRRGHPSPRPPRQHVLRLVLGLAIFLLPASASAQVLPSFGGDRAGTSGFQFLKIAADARGAALGETVVASAFDAGALFWNPALAAQFDGLHVGLHHTAYFAGVTLDFLAVAYPLRGTGLTLGASLQTMDSGEMDVTTEFQPFGTGERFRFFDLAAGLTLAQRLTDLFSYGVTGKYVRESVAGLTTSTLVFDLGIFYRIGDTGAQMAVAIRNFGFDGRPGGRLRRTVIGNPSEVIETDFAAITPPTTFLFGATYNLLHRDARNDLFVSAQLNNPNDNAETWNVGLEYVWHETLTLRAGYRFGVEEFTLPSLGLGLHIPYLGPDLRFDYGFNRLERLGTVHRIGLNLKG